The genomic region GTTACTGATTCATCCGCATGAATTATTTATACCAGCAGTGATACTGAGTTTGCTTATTCTATTTTTCTATTTATTTAGTGATGGTCTACGCGATGCATTTGACCCTAAAATGCGGAAATAAAGGAGGCAAAAATAATGGAAAAACGCGTATTAGAAATCAACGACTTGCATGTCTCCTTTGATATTGAAGCAGGAGAAGTGCAAGCAGTTCGTGGTGTCGATTTATATTTAAACAAAGGGGAAACATTGGCGATTGTTGGAGAATCTGGATCAGGTAAATCGGTGACAACAAAAGCAATTACTAAACTTTTTCAAGGGCCGTCTGGGAGAATTAAAAAAGGTAATATTATTTTTAATGGAGAAGATTTAACGCAGAAAACGGAAAAAGAGCTTATGCGATTACGCGGAAAAGAAATATCCATGATTTTCCAAGATCCAATGACTTCGCTTAATCCGACAATGAAAATAGGAAAACAAGTCATGGAGCCAATTATTAAACATATCGGCTTGAACAAATCAGACGCAAAGAAACGTGCGATAGAATTGTTGGAGTTAGTAGGATTAAAGCGGGTCAAGGAGCGCTTTAATGCTTATCCTCACCAATTCTCAGGGGGGCAACGTCAACGTATTGTTATTGCTTTAGCACTTGCATGCGAACCTAAAATATTAATAGCAGATGAACCAACAACAGCACTTGATGTAACGATGCAAGCTCAAATATTAGATTTGATGAAAGAGTTACAGAAAAAAATCGATACATCAATTATTTTTATTACACATGACTTAGGTGTTGTTGCAAATGTAGCGGATCGTGTGGCTGTCATGTATGGTGGGCAAATGATTGAAACTGGAGATGTGAATGAGATTTTCTATGATCCAAGACATCCATATACTTGGGGATTATTGTCATCTATGCCTGATTTAGATACAAAAGGTGACGATGTATTACGCGCGATACCAGGATCGCCTCCAGACTTGATTCATCCTCCTAAAGGTGATGCGTTTGCGCCACGCAGCGAGTATGCTTTGGCAATTGATTTTAAAGAACCCCCACCTTGGTTTAAAGTATCGCCCACACATTTTGTACGTTCATGGTTACTTGATGAACGTGCACCTAAAGTGGATCCGCCACCCATGGTCCAACGAAAACAAAGGGTTATGCCACATAATTTTGAAAAACCAGAACGTGTAGAAAGGGTGTCGTTTTAATGGCTGAAAAAGAAATCTTAGTCGAAGTCAAAAATCTCAAACAATACTTCAATAAAGGTAAAAAAAATGAAGTGCGCGCCATTGATGATATTTCCTTTAAAATCTATAAAGGAGAAACATTTGGTCTTGTAGGTGAATCAGGTTCTGGTAAGTCAACAACAGGAAAAGCGATTATCAAATTGAATGATGTTACAGATGGACAAGTGTTGTATGAAGGCATTAATATACAAAATATTAAAAAGCGTAAAGATTTATTGAAGTTTAATAAAAAAATACAAATGATTTTCCAAGACCCTTACGCCTCATTAAATCCACGATTGAAAGTAATGGATATCGTGGCAGAAGGTATTGATATTCACGGTTTAGCAAAAGATCGTAAAGATCGAAAAAAACGTGTATACGACTTATTAGAGACGGTTGGGTTAAGAAAAAGTCATGCCAATCGCTATCCTCATGAATTTTCAGGGGGACAGCGTCAACGTATCGGAATAGCTAGAGCGTTAGCTGTTGAACCTGAATTCATTATAGCTGATGAACCTATCTCAGCATTAGACGTATCTATTCAGGCTCAAGTTGTGAACTTAATGCAAAAGTTACAAAAAGAACACGGCATTACTTTCTTATTTATTGCTCATGATTTATCGATGGTCAAATATATTTCAGATAGAATTGCGGTAATGCATTTAGGTCGTATTGTGGAGCTTGGAACAGCAGACGAAATTTATCATAATCCTGTACATCCTTACACAAAATCATTGCTATCTGCGGTACCACAGCCTGATCCCGATAGTGAACGAACACGAAAGCGAATAATATATGATGTGGACACATCAAAAGATGAAGTACGTTCATTTAGGTCTATTGCGCCAGACCATTATGTATTAGCAACAGACGACGAATTTGTGACATATCAAAATCAATTACAGAAGGTGCAAGCCTAATAGGAGAGGGGGAATGAATGTGAATGTAAAACGAAGCTTTAAGCTTATGATGATTGCATTATCAACATTGCTTATATTAGCAGCTTGTAGCAATGCAGAGGGGATTTATGATGACAAGGGTCAAGTATTTCGCAAAGTGATTCCACAAGATATGACGTCATTAGATCCGGCGAAAGTAACAGATCAAGTGAGTTTTGATATTTATAATCAAGTATACGAAGGTTTATATACATTAGACAAAGATGATCAAGCCATCCCAGGTGTCGCTAAAGAAGATCCAAAAGTGAGTGATGGAGGCAAAACATTTACAATTAACCTTAGAGAAGACGCCAAGTGGTCAAATGGGGATCCGGTAACGGCTCATGACTTTGAGTTCGCTTGGAAACGTGTACTAAATCCAGACACGGCTGCTGAATATGCGTACATCATGTATGATATTGAAAATGCAGAAGAAATTAATATGGGTAAGAAAGATCCTAGCACTCTAGGCGTGAAGGCATTGGATGATTACACATTGCAAATCAAACTCGTTAAACCGATACCTTATTTCCAAGAGATGTTAGCTTTTGGTACTTTTATGCCACAAAACGAAAAAGTAGTCAAAAAATATGGCGATCGCTATGGTACGTCTGCAGAGCGTTCGGTTTACAACGGTCCATTTAAAGTGAAAGATTGGGCTGTAGAAGACAAAATATTACTTGAAAAAAATGAAAACTATTGGGATAAAGATGCAGTCAAACTTGATAAAGTTAACTTTAAAGTATTAAAAGATGGACAAGCAGGAGCGTCTTTATATGATACAGGTTCTGTCGATGATACGACAATTTCAGCAGAACAAGTCGATAAATATAAGGATTCACCAGCGTTATTTAAACGTCTCTTATCCTCTACATTTTTCTTAAAACTAAA from Staphylococcus felis harbors:
- a CDS encoding ABC transporter ATP-binding protein; the encoded protein is MEKRVLEINDLHVSFDIEAGEVQAVRGVDLYLNKGETLAIVGESGSGKSVTTKAITKLFQGPSGRIKKGNIIFNGEDLTQKTEKELMRLRGKEISMIFQDPMTSLNPTMKIGKQVMEPIIKHIGLNKSDAKKRAIELLELVGLKRVKERFNAYPHQFSGGQRQRIVIALALACEPKILIADEPTTALDVTMQAQILDLMKELQKKIDTSIIFITHDLGVVANVADRVAVMYGGQMIETGDVNEIFYDPRHPYTWGLLSSMPDLDTKGDDVLRAIPGSPPDLIHPPKGDAFAPRSEYALAIDFKEPPPWFKVSPTHFVRSWLLDERAPKVDPPPMVQRKQRVMPHNFEKPERVERVSF
- a CDS encoding ABC transporter ATP-binding protein → MAEKEILVEVKNLKQYFNKGKKNEVRAIDDISFKIYKGETFGLVGESGSGKSTTGKAIIKLNDVTDGQVLYEGINIQNIKKRKDLLKFNKKIQMIFQDPYASLNPRLKVMDIVAEGIDIHGLAKDRKDRKKRVYDLLETVGLRKSHANRYPHEFSGGQRQRIGIARALAVEPEFIIADEPISALDVSIQAQVVNLMQKLQKEHGITFLFIAHDLSMVKYISDRIAVMHLGRIVELGTADEIYHNPVHPYTKSLLSAVPQPDPDSERTRKRIIYDVDTSKDEVRSFRSIAPDHYVLATDDEFVTYQNQLQKVQA
- a CDS encoding peptide ABC transporter substrate-binding protein → MMIALSTLLILAACSNAEGIYDDKGQVFRKVIPQDMTSLDPAKVTDQVSFDIYNQVYEGLYTLDKDDQAIPGVAKEDPKVSDGGKTFTINLREDAKWSNGDPVTAHDFEFAWKRVLNPDTAAEYAYIMYDIENAEEINMGKKDPSTLGVKALDDYTLQIKLVKPIPYFQEMLAFGTFMPQNEKVVKKYGDRYGTSAERSVYNGPFKVKDWAVEDKILLEKNENYWDKDAVKLDKVNFKVLKDGQAGASLYDTGSVDDTTISAEQVDKYKDSPALFKRLLSSTFFLKLNQGQVDAFKNEDLRKAFSQAIDKQAYVNSVLNNGSAPSDKFTAEGTAKAPNGKDFSEQIHSDLTYNPEKAKKNFEKAKKELKQDTFTFTLNTEDTPASKISAEFIKAQIEKNLPGVTIKIQQLPFKQRVAREQSENYEISLSGWGPDYPDPMTFLTIMTTGNASNNTGWSNKEYDAMLKEANGSLLQKEDERNQVLIDAEQLLLDEAPIAPIYQKGEAHLTNPQVKNLIYHSSGGDTSLKHVYIDKRIDRETGKKKK